In the Populus trichocarpa isolate Nisqually-1 chromosome 1, P.trichocarpa_v4.1, whole genome shotgun sequence genome, one interval contains:
- the LOC7483232 gene encoding uncharacterized protein LOC7483232 — MLLNWSHEMGKFFCSLIDDQENILFMRVLFCKIHCPFICFCKPSPRIYGPAPLKLENSPHVPSTAVISVVDASCDDDHVLNDSVEVKEGSVGVDGKQSQAQNGLKSSLKKADFDSKEVDKKKVRWMDFLGKELVEIREFESSETEDSDSEDQSNRGCVCTIL, encoded by the exons ATGCTTTTGAATTGGAGTCATGAAATGGGCAAATTCTTTTGTAGTTTGATTGACgaccaagaaaatattttgttcatGAGGGTCTTGTTTTGCAAGATCCATTGTCCTTTCATTTGCTTCTGCAAGCCCTCTCCTAGAATATACGGACCAGCACCACTGAAATTGGAAAACAGCCCTCATGTTCCTTCAACTGCAGTTATATCAGTTGTTGATGCCTCCTGTGATGATGATCATGTGCTCAATGATTCCGTTGAGGTGAAAGAAGGGAGTGTAGGTGTTGATGGGAAACAATCACAGGCTCAGAATGGCCTCAAAAGTAGTCTTAAAAAGGCAGATTTTGATTCGAAAGAGGTTGATAAGAAGAAAGTGCGGTGGATGGATTTCTTAGGGAAGGAACTTGTTGAGATCAGAGAATTTGAGTCCAG CGAAACAGAAGATAGTGACAGTGAAGATCAGAGCAATAGAGGCTGTGTTTGTACAATTCTTTGA
- the LOC7457691 gene encoding receptor-like protein 46, protein MAELRLLLFSLSILFSTSLCCPDDQKLALLHFKSSLLDSINSSTQYSLSSLDSWDDSSDCCHWDMVTCSSRSNSRKVVALHLDSLVLAEQPIPIPSMVLSPLSLIKSLMLLDISSNYIVGEIPPGVFSNLSKLVHLDMMQNNFSGSIPPQIFHLRYLQYLDMSSNLLKGVISKEVGSLLNLRVLKLDDNSLGGYIPEEIGNLTKLQQLNLRSNNFFGMIPSSVLFLKELEILELRDNSLSVEIPKDIGDLTNLTTLALSGNRLTGGITSSIQKLHKLETLRLENNVLSGGIPTWLFDIKSLKDLFLGGNNLTWNNTVNLEPKCMLAQLSLSSCRLAGRIPDWISTQKDLVFLDLSRNKLEGPFPEWVAEMDIGSIFLSDNNLTGSLPPRLFRSESLSVLALSRNSFSGELPSNIGDAIKVMILVFSGNNFSGQIPKSISKIYRLLLLDLSGNRFSGNIPDFRPNALLAYIDFSYNEFSGEIPVIFSQETRILSLGNNMFSGKLPSDLTDLNNLEHLDLHDNRIAGELPMSLSQMSTLQVLNLRNNTLEGSIPSTITNLTNLRILDVSSNNLSGEIPAKLGDLVGMIDTPNTLRSVSDMFTFPIEFSDLIVNWKKSKQGLSSHSLEIYSLLDLSKNQLSGQLPASLGHLKGLKLLNISYNHLSGKIPATFGNLESLESLDLSRNRLSGSIPRTLSKLQELTTLDVSNNKLEGQIPVGGQMDTMNDPNSYANNSGLCGFQILLPCPPDPEQPQVKQPEADDSWFSWQGAGIGYSVGFFATITIILVSGCISRLPPQNRHRSHRRQRV, encoded by the coding sequence ATGGCTGAACTTAGATTACTACTATTTTCCCTCTCCATCCTCTTCTCCACTTCCTTGTGCTGTCCAGATGATCAGAAACTAGCCCTTCTCCACTTCAAATCCTCCCTCTTGGACAGTATTAACTCTTCTACACAATATTCCCTCTCCAGCCTGGATTCGTGGGATGATAGCTCAGATTGTTGCCACTGGGATATGGTCACTTGTAGTTCTCGGTCAAATTCTAGAAAAGTAGTTGCCCTCCACCTTGACTCTCTGGTTTTAGCAGAGCAACCCATACCAATTCCTTCCATGGTTttatctcctctctctctcatcaaAAGCTTGATGCTGCTTGATATATCCTCAAATTATATCGTAGGTGAGATCCCACCCGGTGTGTTTTCCAATCTCAGCAAGCTGGTTCACCTCGACATGATGCAAAATAACTTCAGTGGATCCATTCCTCCACAGATTTTCCATTTGAGGTATCTACAGTATCTTGATATGAGTAGCAATTTACTAAAGGGGGTTATAAGCAAAGAAGTGGGCTCTCTTCTCAACTTGAGAGTATTGAAGTTGGATGATAATTCTCTGGGGGGGTATATTCCTGAAGAGATTGGAAACCTTACGAAGTTACAGCAGTTGAATCTTCGCAGCAACAATTTCTTTGGTATGATTCCATCTTCAGTTCTCTTCCTGAAGGAGCTGGAAATATTGGAATTGAGGGACAATTCTTTATCCGTGGAGATTCCTAAAGATATTGGTGATTTAACCAACCTGACCACTCTGGCCTTGAGCGGTAACAGGCTGACTGGTGGAATCACATCATCCATACAGAAGCTTCACAAGTTAGAAACACTCAGATTGGAAAACAACGTACTATCTGGAGGAATTCCAACTTGGTTGTTTGACATCAAAAGTCTGAAGGATCTGTTTCTTGGAGGGAATAATCTGACTTGGAATAACACTGTAAACTTGGAGCCCAAGTGTATGCTAGCTCAGTTATCTCTGAGTTCATGCCGTCTCGCGGGGAGAATCCCAGACTGGATTTCTACACAGAAGGATCTTGTTTTCCTGGATTTAAGCAGGAATAAGCTAGAAGGACCATTCCCGGAATGGGTTGCTGAAATGGACATAGGCAGCATATTTCTGTCAGACAATAATCTTACAGGTTCACTTCCACCTCGTCTCTTTCGGTCTGAAAGTTTGTCAGTCCTTGCCTTATCGAGGAATAGCTTCTCTGGAGAGTTGCCAAGTAACATTGGAGATGCCATTAAAGTCATGATTCTTGTGTTCTCCGGAAACAACTTTTCAGGGCAGATTCCAAAGTCCATCTCGAAGATTTATCGCCTTCTTCTTTTGGATTTATCAGGAAACAGGTTTTCGGGGAACATTCCAGATTTTAGGCCCAATGCATTACTCGCTTACATCGATTTCTCTTATAATGAGTTCTCGGGTGAAATTCCAGTGATCTTTTCTCAAGAAACCAGGATACTTTCATTAGGAAATAACATGTTCTCTGGAAAACTACCCAGTGACCTGACAGATTTGAACAACCTTGAACACCTTGACCTCCATGACAACAGAATTGCAGGAGAACTGCCCATGTCTCTCTCTCAAATGTCCACTCTTCAAGTCCTGAACTTACGTAACAACACCCTCGAAGGTTCAATCCCCAGCACCATAACCAACCTCACTAACCTCCGAATTCTAGATGTCTCAAGCAACAATCTCAGTGGCGAAATACCGGCCAAGTTGGGGGATCTGGTTGGAATGATAGATACACCCAATACTCTCAGATCAGTCTCAGATATGTTCACCTTCCCCATTGAGTTCAGTGACTTGATAGTTAATTGGAAGAAGTCGAAACAAGGTCTCTCAAGCCACAGCCTTGAAATCTACTCTTTGCTAGACTTGTCAAAGAACCAGCTTTCTGGCCAACTCCCAGCTTCATTAGGTCACCTAAAGGGTCTGAAGCTACTGAACATCTCATATAACCACCTCTCTGGCAAGATACCAGCAACTTTCGGCAATCTAGAGAGTCTAGAGAGCCTGGACTTGTCACGTAACAGACTATCCGGTTCCATTCCAAGAACACTATCAAAACTTCAAGAACTTACAACTTTGGATGTAAGTAACAACAAACTCGAGGGTCAGATTCCAGTGGGTGGCCAAATGGACACGATGAATGATCCAAATTCATATGCCAACAACAGTGGGCTATGTGGTTTTCAAATTCTACTACCATGTCCACCAGACCCAGAGCAGCCACAAGTAAAGCAACCAGAAGCAGATGACTCATGGTTTTCATGGCAAGGTGCAGGGATTGGATATTCAGTAGGCTTTTTTGCAACAATAACAATCATACTTGTCTCTGGCTGTATAAGCAGGTTACCACCTCAAAATCGCCACCGATCACACAGAAGGCAACGGGTTTAG